Proteins from a genomic interval of Excalfactoria chinensis isolate bCotChi1 chromosome 21, bCotChi1.hap2, whole genome shotgun sequence:
- the VSIG10L2 gene encoding V-set and immunoglobulin domain-containing protein 10-like 2, giving the protein MERRGGSWLLCLLPLVAAGQPLDAGSAAYEERTVTGIRGRAVELSCGTAAPAVVFWSFTATGSAGPPRAVAVGSGPEAAVAPGAGALGRVALRNGTLELRELRTAAAGRFLCQGLFPEWGRLRVGYAAVMLRVLVPVSKPFVRLTAAAAAEGTEVALTCTVREGTAPLSFSWQHREPHGMLLAAPVGMGGSGAELLLAPANRSHAGWYSCTARNEVNNRTSEPVYLDIVYGPDEPAISVEPFSPEQGSFSAGEREDVVLSCLAPSNPPSRYIWLHNGSQVHIGQTFVMSAIARGQAGTYTCLAENTHLQTRTQATIVLTVYYPPAGSPSCSALATADLRDVALRCRWLGGFPPARLRWVGPGEEEEELEEEEDEEGAAGPSLSMATSVVPGAATRNGSSFTCVATHPALREGAVCRTTLWIPAGSPTCTAAATKRDEFVMLRCRWEGGEPPATLRWWDGRGRALGFPTPSTTVLVLSTDTGLRGQDFVCVAAHPLRAASTECRLRLDVPELEVERSEVAVLEGGEARLACRQRGGTELGAELGWYDPQEREVPAGSAKYRLERGGAWANLTVRDAEWPQDGGTYRCAAANSVGTASLPVRLRVDRYPAPPNVTISKLRYTRARTEVRLQWRTQGAGNLTGFVVQRRPAKKPQRRSPGTWETAAGDIEPHSRDRRLGGLDPRVVYAFRVLAVNHRTAGHPSEVQTPAEPPFEALPAVMGAAVMGMLVATSMSLLAVYFIARHRDRLPRLHELLFRMAGPDAPQLAEDANVAVSMEDGEGQGQEEPGGPSTAAVEEEPPGDPLDDAPVDVTITGTAMP; this is encoded by the exons ATGGAACGCCGGGGgggctcctggctgctctgcctgctgccgCTGGTGGCGGCGG GGCAGCCGCTGGACGCCGGCTCCGCAGCCTACGAGGAGCGGACGGTGACGGGGATCCGGGGCCGGGCGGTGGAGCTGAGCTGCGGGACGGCGGCCCCGGCCGTGGTCTTCTGGAGCTTCACGGCCACGGGGAGCGCGGGGCCGCCGCGGGCCGTGGCGGTGGGTTCGGGACCGGAGGCGGCGGTGGCCCCCGGGGCGGGCGCTCTGGGCCGGGTCGCGCTGCGCAACGGCACCTTGGAGCTGCGGGAGCTGCGGACGGCCGCCGCCGGGCGCTTCCTCTGCCAGGGGCTCTTCCCGGAGTGGGGGCGGCTCCGCGTGGGATACGCCGCCGTGATGCTCCGCGTGCTGG TGCCCGTCTCCAAGCCCTTCGTGCGGCTGACGGCAGCGGCAGCAGCGGAGGGGACGGAGGTGGCCCTGACCTGCACCGTGCGGGAGGGGACGGCGCCGCTCAGCTTCTCCTGGCAGCACCGGGAGCCCCACgggatgctgctggctgcccccgtggggatggggggctccggggcagagctgctcctggcacCCGCCAACCGCAGCCACGCGGGCTGGTACAGCTGCACGGCCCGCAACGAGGTCAACAACCGCACCAGTGAACCCGTCTACCTCGACATCGTCT ACGGTCCCGACGAGCCGGCCATCAGCGTGGAGCCCTTCTCCCCGGAGCAGGGCAGCTTCTCTGCAGGCGAGCGGGaggatgtggtgctgagctgcctggcGCCCTCCAACCCCCCCAGCCGGTACATCTGGCTGCACAACGGCTCCCAGGTGCACATTGGCCAGACCTTTGTCATGTCGGCCATTGCCCGGGGTCAGGCAGGAACCTACACCTGCCTGGCTGAGAACACCCACCTCCAAACCCGCACCCAGGCCACCATCGTCCTCACTGTGTACT ATCCACCGGCCGGGAGCCCCAGCTGCTCCGCTCTGGCCACCGCTGACCTGCGGGACGTGGCCCTGCGGTGCCGCTGGCTGGGAGGATTCCCTCCAGCCCGGCTGCGCTGGGTGGGCCccggggaagaggaggaggagctggaggaggaggaagatgaagaggGGGCAGCAGGGCCCAGCTTGTCCATGGCCACCAGCGTCGTGCCAGGGGCAGCCACGAGGAACGGCAGCTCCTTCACCTGCGTGGCCACGCACCCTGCGCTGCGGGAGGGGGCTGTGTGCAGGACCACCCTGT GGATCCCGGCAGGCAGCCCCACGTGCACGGCCGCGGCCACCAAGCGTGACGAATTCGTGATGCTGCGGTGCCGCTGGGAGGGGGGCGAACCGCCGGCCACGCTGCGCTGGTGGGACGGCCGGGGCCGGGCGCTGGGTTTCCCCACGCCATCAACCACCGTCCTGGTGCTGAGCACCGATACCGGCCTGCGGGGCCAGGACTTCGTCTGCGTGGCCGCGCACCCCCTGCGAGCCGCCAGCACCGAGTGCCGCCTCCGGCTGG ATGTCCCCGAGCTGGAGGTGGAGCGCAGCGAGGTGGCGGTGCTGGAGGGCGGCGAGGCACGGCTGGCGTGCCGGCAGCGCGGCGGTACCGAGCTGGGCGCCGAGCTGGGCTGGTACGACCCGCAGGAGCGCGAGGTGCCGGCGGGCAGCGCCAAGTACCGGCTGGAGCGCGGCGGGGCGTGGGCCAACCTCACCGTGCGCGACGCCGAGTGGCCGCAGGACGGCGGCACCTACCGCTGCGCCGCCGCCAACAGCGTGGGCACCGCCAGCCTCCCCGTCCGCCTCCGCGTGGACC GGTACCCGGCGCCTCCCAACGTCACCATCAGCAAACTGCGCTACACGCGGGCGCGCACCGAGGTGCGGCTGCAGTGGCGGACGCAGGGCGCGGGCAACCTGACCGGCTTCGTGGTGCAGCGGCGGCCGGCCAAGAAGCCCCAGCGCCGCTCGCCCGGCACCTGGGAAACGGCCGCCGGAGACATCGAGCCGCACTCCCGCGACCGGCGCCTGGGGGGGCTCGACCCCCGCGTGGTTTATGCCTTCCGCGTCCTGGCCGTCAACCACCGCACGGCCGGGCACCCCTCCGAGGTGCAGACGCCAG CTGAGCCGCCCTTCGAGGCGCTCCCGGCCGTGAtgggagcagcagtgatggGGATGCTGGTGGCCACCTCCATGTCTCTGCTGGCCGTGTACTTCATTGCCCGCCACCGGGACCGCCTGCCAC GGCTGCACGAGCTGCTGTTCCGCAT GGCTGGCCCTGATGCTCCACAGCTCGCCGAGGATGCCAACGTGGCCGTGAGCATGGAGGATGGAGAAGGACAGGGACAGGAGGAGCCGGGtggacccagcacagcagccgTGGAAG AAGAGCCACCAGGTGACCCATTGGATGATGCACCGGTGGATGTGACCATCACAGGGACTGCCATGCCCTGA
- the HYLS1 gene encoding centriolar and ciliogenesis-associated protein HYLS1, whose product MENRLGAERYAGAALSDEELEGGSENHGAGGAALCCSAYTVPTGLQTARPPSKGLPCTEPSAALWCPEGSRRPAMKRKVLRHRADGGVEVCDESVSSLLEPTDTWSLTQRMLQLSTALDDSLCEGETETSSSFYHEFQPEPSCRHHCAHCEQTPFLLRVVQSQSPPSSRGAASALQPKSFFPPRLETLHQNRNKTDRVAKYLEYKREWERFPVPGQAQHHELRRCIRGRLQAQRGQPSKAQRSFVPNGYTAPSDKKRSALRWGVRWDLANGLVPRRSAPL is encoded by the coding sequence ATGGAGaacaggctgggagcagagagatATGCAGGTGCTGCTCTGAGTGATGAGGAACTGGAAGGAGGCAGCGAGAACCACGGAGCAGGAGgggcagctctctgctgcagcGCCTACACCGTGCCCACGGGGCTGCAGACAGCCCGACCTCCATCCAAAGGGCTTCCCTGCACAGAGCCCAGTGCTGCGCTGTGGTGCCCCGAGGGCTCCAGGAGGCCGGCGATGAAGAGGAAGGTGCTGAGACACAGAGCTGACGGAGGAGTGGAGGTCTGTGACGAGTCGGTCAGCAGCCTGCTGGAGCCCACGGACACGTGGAGCCTGACACAGAGGATGCTTCAGCTGAGCACCGCTCTGGACGACAGCCTCTGTGAGGGCGAGACGGAGACCAGCAGCAGTTTCTACCACGAGTTCCAGCCGGAGCCTTCCTGTCGGCACCACTGCGCTCACTGCGAGCAGACCCCCTTCCTCCTCAGGGTTGTGCAGAGCCAGAGTCCTCCCAGCTCCCGCGGCGCAGCCTCCGCCCTGCAGCCCAAGTCCTTCTTTCCCCCCAGGCTGGAGACGCTGCACCAAAACCGCAACAAAACCGACCGCGTGGCCAAATACCTGGAGTACAAACGGGAGTGGGAGCGCTTCCCCGTGCCGGGACAGGCCCAGCACCACGAGCTGCGCCGCTGCATCAGGGGGCGGCTGCAGGCACAGCGCGGGCAGCCCAGCAAAGCGCAGCGCAGCTTCGTGCCCAACGGCTACACCGCGCCCAGCGACAAGAAGCGGAGCGCGCTGCGATGGGGGGTGCGCTGGGACCTGGCCAACGGGCTCGTGCCCAGGAGGAGCGCCCCGCTGTGA